GTGTTATTGGCTTGGCGATCGCCGTCGAACTCAAATTGCGCGGGACAAATGTCACCGTGCTTTGTCGTGATTTTCAGGCTGCTGCTACCCATGCTGCTGCGGGGATGTTAGCACCAGATGCAGAAATTATCCAAGATGAGATCATGGGTAAATTATGCAGGCGATCGCGTGCCTTATATCCAGAATGGACACGCAAATTAGAAGATTTAACTGGCATAAATACTGGTTACTGGGCTTGTGGTATCCTTGCGCCTGTTTATCAACAACCAGAATCTCCTGCGGCTTGTAATTCACCTGCGTATTGGTTAGATCAAGCTGCCATTCATCAATATCAGCCAGGATTGGGAAATGATGTCGTTGGTGGCTGGTGGTATCCTGAAGATGCTCAAGTTGATAATCGGGCGTTAGCTCAAGCACTATGGACAGCTGCTAAATCCCTCGGTGTGGAAATTCAAGAAAACATCACAGTCGAAGGATTAATCCAACAGCAAGGACAAGTTATAGGTGTACAAACCAACACAGGCGTAATTCGCGCTAGTCACTATGTTTTAGCTGCGGGTGCTTGGTCAAACCAATTGTTACCTTTGCCTGTGACTCCGCGCAAAGGGCAAATGTTAAGTGTCCGATTACCTGATTTTGTGCCGGAATTGCCCCTGAGACGAGTTTTATTTGGGGAAAATACTTACATTGTACCCAGGCGGAATCGTTCGATTATTTTGGGTGCGACTAGCGAAGATGTGGGTTTTACTCCCAATAACACTCCTGCGGGTATTCAATCTTTACTTCAGCAAGCTATTCGCCTATATCCACAATTACAAGATTATTCCATCCAAGAATTTTGGTGGGGTTTTCGTCCTGCGACTCCAGATGAATTACCTATTCTCGGCACTAGCCACTGTGAAAACTTAACTTTGGCTACAGGTCATTATCGTAACGGTATTTTACTCGCGCCTGTGACAGCAGCGTTAATTGCTGATTTAATCTGCGAACACAAATCTGATCCAATACTTGCCCATTTCCATTATTCTCGGTTTCACACCCAGCCATCTACCGCCCCTATGCTCACTCACTCTGCCAATTTTACCAACGGCCATCGCCCAGTTTTATCACCACTACCTAATTCCCCACTCCCAGACTCCCCACTTGTAATAGCAGGTAAAACCTTCCAATCCCGCTTGATGACGGGAACCGGCAAGTATCGTAGTATTGCAGAAATGCAGCAAAGCATTATTACTAGTGGTTGTCAAATTGTCACCGTCGCAGTCCGGCGAGTCCAAACTAAAACCCCCGGACATGAAGGTTTAGCAGAAGCACTGGATTGGTCAAAAATTTGGATGTTGCCGAATACTGCTGGTTGTCAAACCGCCGAAGAAGCGATTCGCGTTGCCCGTTTGGGTAGAGAAATGGCGAAATTGTTGGGGCAAGAAGATAATAATTTTGTGAAATTAGAAGTCATCCCCGATGCAAAATATTTACTACCAGATCCAATTGGAACGCTGCAAGCTGCTGAACAACTGGTAAAAGAGGGGTTTGCCGTATTACCGTATATTAATGCTGACCCGATGTTAGCCAAACGGTTAGAAGAAGCTGGCTGTGCAACAGTTATGCCTTTAGCATCACCTATTGGTTCAGGACAAGGGCTAAAAACCACAGCCAATATCCAAATCATTATTGAAAACGCTCATATACCGGTTGTGGTAGATGCAGGTATTGGTTCACCCTCAGAAGCGTCTCAAGCAATGGAAATAGGTGCAGATGCCTTATTGATTAATAGTGCGATCGCCCTAGCCCAAAATGCCCCAGCAATGGCGTATGCGATGAATTTGGCAACCGTCGCTGGTCGTTTGGCATA
This window of the Nostoc sp. HK-01 genome carries:
- the thiG gene encoding thiazole synthase, translating into MTSDVLIIGGGVIGLAIAVELKLRGTNVTVLCRDFQAAATHAAAGMLAPDAEIIQDEIMGKLCRRSRALYPEWTRKLEDLTGINTGYWACGILAPVYQQPESPAACNSPAYWLDQAAIHQYQPGLGNDVVGGWWYPEDAQVDNRALAQALWTAAKSLGVEIQENITVEGLIQQQGQVIGVQTNTGVIRASHYVLAAGAWSNQLLPLPVTPRKGQMLSVRLPDFVPELPLRRVLFGENTYIVPRRNRSIILGATSEDVGFTPNNTPAGIQSLLQQAIRLYPQLQDYSIQEFWWGFRPATPDELPILGTSHCENLTLATGHYRNGILLAPVTAALIADLICEHKSDPILAHFHYSRFHTQPSTAPMLTHSANFTNGHRPVLSPLPNSPLPDSPLVIAGKTFQSRLMTGTGKYRSIAEMQQSIITSGCQIVTVAVRRVQTKTPGHEGLAEALDWSKIWMLPNTAGCQTAEEAIRVARLGREMAKLLGQEDNNFVKLEVIPDAKYLLPDPIGTLQAAEQLVKEGFAVLPYINADPMLAKRLEEAGCATVMPLASPIGSGQGLKTTANIQIIIENAHIPVVVDAGIGSPSEASQAMEIGADALLINSAIALAQNAPAMAYAMNLATVAGRLAYLAGRMPIKSYASPSSPLTGTINT